In Rosa rugosa chromosome 4, drRosRugo1.1, whole genome shotgun sequence, the genomic stretch taaaaattaaccaCTAACCTGGTGAGGATTTCGGTCAAGAATGGATTGCTCTTTGAACTTCAGTTTGCATGAATACTCACGATTACCCCGTATGTGCATTGTACCATGGTGGTCACAATAAAGTTTACCGAGAatgagattatatatatttgttgtgACCTATCAAATGGCATGAAAATATTTAGCATGACTGGAacatatataaagaaaataaataaacaaataaaaaagataaatcAAAAATTTGAATGAGGAGTCAGTATAAAGGGAAACAGAATCACACAGTAATCCCACCTTGCTCCACTGGAAAATTTCGCCATCATCAAACTCCACGCTTAGAACTCCAACAGGGTCAAGCTGAATTGATCGCCCCCAAAATTTTGACCGGAGATTGCTGTCAGCCCAGAACTTCCACCCTCTACCTTCACAGTGGCAAGCAATGAGTGTTGGGTGGTGACTGACCTGTTAAAAGTAAAAGTTCATTGAATATTTTGTATTGAGTAGGATAATCTTTGGAATCACACATATTTATATAAACCCACTGTAAGAGAAAGAAGTATAGTTGTAGGATcctgtctttgcttgcaaatATCAAGTTCTCAAACAATACTTTCACAATGTTGAGTACTTACTCCTTAAATATTCTGAGAATTACTTATAAAAATTCAAAGTTCTTTCAATAAGTTTCTGTCCAAAGTTGCATACTCATTTGACCAAAAGCTTGAATTTCTTTTCTCTGATAATTAAGAAGGCAGTATAGTTGGCCCTCTCAACAAGAGTGGTGTTGTTCTTTAAGCTGTTCAAAATTTGATGCATATCCCAACCAGTTTTCAATCATCATACCTCATTGTACTTAAGTTCCCATTGCTCATTTGTTTTAGTTATTTTGATTTTGTACACTATATTCTTTGATCTTCAAATGCTTACCTTTTCAGAGAAGAAGTGAATTCCTTTATCTGGATAGTCGGCTTCATAAGTTTCACCTAACAAAGGATTGAATGGCTTACAGTGCCGCCCTTCCGATGATGCATAACCAGAAACCGCAAATGCAGCAACATTTAGAATCCTTTGGAGACTATTCCCCTAATATTTCAAGAGACCAAAGAGGAACATGTCAGCTTCAAAATATAATTAGTCTTAGATGCATTCAAGATATTCTGCTGCACTTCCTATTCCAGTCAAAGTCGAGCTTAATTTCAATATAAAACACAAGACACAGCAAAGCTATTAACAGTTATTCCTCCTGTGATTGACCCATTACAACTAATCATCAAGATtttaatataataataataacaacaacaataataataataataatagataATAAATCCCTAAATGTAGTCATTAAAAGATGTTACTATGTAGGACTAAAAACAAAAGGTGCAGGCGGTTGAGGAACTGCTTGCATAGCCATCATTACCAAAATATCACACAGTAAAATTACATTGGCATGGCGATGTAATATAAGTTAAGAAGACTCTGGTCTTACCATTTTTCCATACTCATATGCCCGATCCAAAAGGTACGAGTACTCCATGTCCTCACAACACTTCTGAAGAGATGATATTGGCTCATTAAAATACACAGGGAGACAAACTCGAGTGAGATCCTTTCCCACATTGTCTTTAATCATGGACCAAAGGCTGACTCCTTTCTCCTTCTCAACTGGAACAGGAAGCTCTTTTCTCCTTTCAATGTGTGGATATCTAACATCATTAATTTCCTTTTCTGTGTGCATCTCCTCAACATTACTAAATTGACTTCGAGGTTTGTTGATCTTATTTGTGTTATTTACAACTTGCACAGACCCGCAACTTATGTTCGGTTCAGTAAAATACTCTTTTGTGTCAAAAAATGACAATTCATCTTCATCTGACACTTCCTCGAGCTCCTGTTTCTCAATATCGTCAGATGATTCAGTTGTGCTGCATTCTAAAAACCGAAACAGATGTCAGTATTCAAGCAGACATGGAAAAGGAGCAAAAATACAAACCACTAAAAATTCTCTTGGATAGCGTGACTTTGAACCACTAAGCTTTGAGATACAAAATGAGAATAAAAGCTGATGAATTCCTATGATCATATAAGTCCTAATTAATATACCAGCCATCTTTCAATTAGATTGAAAACACTAAAAGGGAATTTAAAAACCACAAACACAAAGCTAACTATTCGTCTAGGTCAAAGTTATATCTATTGATTCAAATAAAGGAACTTACTGCTCTTACATGCATCAACAATGTCATGACCAGTATATATTACATCTTGCATGCTGTAATAAGGATTGAGCACCACTTTTAGAAATTAAGATGTGTATTGCGTGTGTGCATGTAGAATAATGAGTTAATGACACAATGTAAAGCATCGACTCAATTGTCATGTTGAAGAGAGGTCCGCAACTTTTATTAAGGATGGGTCTTCAGTGGATTGGCTTTATGTGCTATCAAACTCTAACACTCAACAAAATAGCCAACTAAAGTCTTCTTCTACATGTTCCATTCAcagaattatttcttgtttttttaTCCAAATCAATTTTATACCCTACAATAACACTGTTTTTTGCGCATTATACAAGCAAATATTTGGTTTAATGAAGAAGGAAAGAGCTTATTAGAAAGTGGACAGAGAAAACATAAATTGTGTACCACTATATTTTCCCTGCCGCAAACTGGAAAACTCATGCTTCGTCAATTGGTATTCACCATCGTGAATTCCAGAGGCTTCAGCTTCAAAGTTAGCTGCCTGCATAAGCAGAAGTCACATGCTTAGCTATAACACAAAGCAATCAAAACTATAAAATGAAGATTGCAGTCACAAAGTAATGTACAAAATTATAACAAACCATTGTAATGCTTTCGTAAATATGGAATAAGCCTTCCAAAGACAGACTGTAGAAGGTATAGCTCAAAACAAAGTCACTTCCAATGACACTAGCAAAAATCCATTCTAACACTGTTGGTTGACCACAGGAACCGAGGCAATGAATATTCCTAAGATCTATCTTTTAGTAGAAGTTACAGACACTGGGAACCCATTAACCTCTAGAGTGATACtagtggtttgatttttgaAGGAAAGATTAGATGAACTTAGTTTGCTTCCATCTTTATGATTGTAGGAAGTAAAAATCGTTGTCAACTTGGAAAGCATGACAAGACGAGCTTTGCTAGGAAAACTTCAATCCTTTTAAGTTCTCAGATCAATCTGTGTATAGTATACACAGATGTCTAATACATATATGTAACATTTTATACATATAGTAATGTCCTCTCATCCAATTTCTATTTAAGAGTACAGATTCTGACAGGATTGAAGTTCATTCTATCTGGCAATTTCCTTTTACGTATATATATGCATAGAAATTAATAGGAAGAAGTTAGTGATATGCACTCCAAGTATATATAGTTCTCAATTTAGAAAGCACTTTGTCTCTGATCTACCAAGAAGATGCTTCCTTTGATTGGTGGATCCACAAAGTGGGATCCACTTCAACCAACATGAGGACAACTAACGCTAGCTTTCCTCCTACCAAGAATTGAGCAAATGGAAATTCTCAATTATCTGGGCTATTATAAACAAACAACAGCACAGAAAAATGAGTGAATTCAATAGATTCATCCATTCTATGAGATATTAGGAATGACAGCAGCAATGACCATAAATAGTAAAGTCAAGTATGATGGTATAATAATTTGACATAGACACAACATTAGGCAGGCATGAAACGTGACGATTATATTTGCAAAGCCAAACAAGATATTAGAAGTTGGAGCTGTGTGTAAAGACAAGATGGTTTATCAGTCAGCACTCAGCAAGAAACATGACCCTACATAAATAGATATCTCATAAGGAATCTCTCTGGTATACAAATCAAGTAGCCCTCACTAAATTGTAATTGTGTTTGAGTTATTCGCTGTGACAAAGACAATCCCTTAACTTTAAGAAAGTGTACAAAGGGTTGAGAACTAGTTACCTCCAACTGTCTCACTAAATTGTAATTGTGTTTGAGTTATTCGCTGTGACAAAGACAATCCCTTAACTTTAAGAAAGTGTACAAAGGGTTGAGAACTAGTTACCTCCAACTGTCTTAATGTGTCGAACAAATTGGACCGTTCTTCGCACAGAACCTTGAGCTGTCCTTGTAATTGAGAGAATTCAGAGAGCATTATCTGCTCACAATCCTTTACAGTGTTCTCACTGGTTCCCTCTTCAAGTAGGCGGCTCTTTAGTCTCTCAGTAGATATAGATAAATCCGTTTGTACAAGGGAGAGATTATCATTCAACGATCTCAGTGGAAATAGACTCCGGGTTGACGCCAAAGCTTGCAACCAAGCCGCCCGGTCTCTCTTTGAATTAGTCCTTAAATGAAGAGTCTTTGTAGCAGTAAATATGTAAAACTTCCGATCATCCGACTTGCTTTCTCTGAAGGATGAAATCTGCCAcacaaattcaaagaaaaacatatcttcagatcataaaaaaaaatggacaTCATAATGTTCCAAAATGATAATCAATATCATGATGgcattacattcaaaaaaacAACATTCCCTCATTATATGGCGAAAAACAAAATTCAACAAAGCGGAAACCGGAAACGCAAATCAGAAGGTACAGTAGCTAACAAAATTAGAGGATACCCAGAAGAGAATTTCAAAACTTGAACTCAGCTCATCCACCTCCAAGCCACTAGAGAAAAACCCGAATGAGAAAAAACAATCTTTTAAGCTCTTAATGGCACCCCACGATATCCAAGGCCGAAACTCCACCCAGACTCCTCAGCATGGACTTTCTCATCCACTAACGTCAAAACCCAGACTTTGAAAACAACTAAGAATATTCtcagaattaaaataaaaataaaaaataaaaaattcttaTCCTCGTTTTCCAAACAGTGCTTAGCTTAAAAACTCAAATCTTGAAAACGGTAAAACCGCCACCTAATGGTCTCAAAGCTCCCAACTTTGCTTATTTATGTCACTGAAAAAATCAAACCCATTGCTCAAACGTCAAGTAAAGCCATAAAATAAAGCTTTGAAAGCAACCCCTAACTTGTTACCGAGTCCCACGACGACTCAAACCCAAGTAAAAGCACCCCAAAACCCATCAGAAACTCTAGAATCCCACCGCTGGAAATGGTGGTGCGCTCCCCACCCCACCGTACGATCCCTCGTGACGCCTTGGAACCTTGTTTTCTCTTCAGAAAGAAAACGATttgagagaggaggaggaggaggaggtttgAATCCGACCAATAAAACACAGGAAGGCGATGGGACCATAGGATAATAACCTAGGCCTACAGCGTATTGTATCACTCCCTTTATCCACCTGCTGATGTGACCCACTTCACGCTAACAGCCAGTTAAACTGTAAAATTTACAGACTTGAAAGACGTAATTCGAGAATGGAACttcccaaaacccagaaaccagaaCAATGCCAAGAAACCAGCGGTTCATGACCGATTCCgggagattaaaaaaaaaaaaaaaaaaaaaaaagtaacaaaagGTCAAAACTTTGAATCCAAAAGCGGCAAAAAGTTTGATACTTTTAATTCCCAGGAGATTGGTTACACACTGTGTTACTACTGTGGGTACGCGTCGCAGAGGATAAAGAGTTTTCTCAGGGCAAACCGTACCTTGAGGTGGACGATTCCAACGGTTTTCTGGTGCTTCCGTCGCCCGATTCTCCCGCTGTCAATCCTCGAAAGCCGGTGCGTGGTCCGAGTCGAGATCTCGCCGATGACGCGAACGTCGTCGTTTGGGTTGAGGAGGTTGAGATTCTCCGGCAGCCGAATCTTGGCGTAGGAGAGGACGCCGTTTCGCAGCAGGAACCACCTGGATCTCCATCCCTTGCCGTAATTGGTCCACTTGTGGAGAACTCCAGCGACGCTGGCCTCAGATCCCGTCTGCCGTCCGGCATTGCCGGCAGATCCGAGCGAAGCCGTCGCCAGACTCGCCGGCAAGCTCCGCGTCCTCGACAGCAACGACGCCTCCGGCGACTGGTCGCCGATGCCGGCGCTCTCCAGCGTTATACAGCAGAGCGGGTGCATCTCCTTCACTCGCATTTTTTCCGAAACGCCTAAGACCAATTCGAACCGGAGCAACGATCGGACCCGATCAAGTTTTTTAATTTCCCATTCTGGGTTTGGTTGAGCTGAAGaagtcaagaagaagaagaggagtgACTGCAAcagaacagaagaagaagaaggaggagcaGATAATAAATGCTAATGTCAAGCATCAATCGCTATCGAAAATAAAtgcaatgaaaaatgaaaatgcaGCTGGCATGCACAAATCACCGGTCACCAAAATCTAGGCTCTCTGAAACTGGGAGTGAAAGAAAGAGAAGCTAGCTGTAGATGAATTACCTGTGAGGAGCTCTGAAACTGAGacaggagaaagagagagggagagggagttGGGTTAGAGAGAAAGTAGAGGAGGATTATTATAATGAGGAGCAAAGGaggagcttcttcttcttcttcttggggtTAAATTTCAATTCTTGTTTTTTGCTTGGATTGATGGCAaagtatatttatttatttatttatttgtagaaATAATTGGAGTTGTCTACATTTGGGTGTAGGTTTGTAGCAGTGGGTGTGAGCTCGAGTGAGAGTTTGAGTCTTTGAGAGGGTAGGGGTGGCAGAACGGTAATTAAGTCTGCATTGAAAATGGAAACAGATTTCCAAGCTGGGACTGCAGAGGGACTTCGTCTTCCTCCTCTGTCCCTCTCTGCTGGTTCGAAATATATAGGGAAGAGAGAGGAGTAATTCTCACGAGATGGGGGAGGGGAAGTTATCGGTAAAATATCGGGAGAGTACGTACGTACGTTACCAAGTTTAGTTAGGACggtggaggatgaggaggaggaggaagaagggaaattgatgagagaagtcGGGAGCAGAAATGCAGAAGAGGCCAGAGGGGTGATATTAATACCATTTAATGCAGTAAATAATCACGACGAcgactgtaaataatcatttctATCTGCTAATAGTTAATACACCTCcatagaaacaaaaaaaaaatgacaaccTCATTTTGCACTGTTGCAAAAGGCGATCTCAACCCTCACGGCAACCGCATCTGACGGCCTCCGGCCACCGGCCGTTGATCCGAACCGCCTAGGCGAGAAGAAGCTATGATTTTCAAAATTCTTCTTTGAAACCGTACTAGTAGTATGAACCGATGTTTGTTCTTGGACTCACACTTCAAAATGTGTCTTATTATGGAGATATTGGTTTATGCATTTGGAGCATTTCATCAATCTTCATTCGAGTGAAGGACATTTGGTAATATGTTAGTCACTCGCACCCACTCATACGTGTCTTTACCATTCACCCCCttagggcaagttcacccgttgggtcaccaggtcacccactatttacaactttttagtgttaatttcgtgccctgggtcacgagcacagtgtatttcgtgccctgggtcacccggtaaagtgttctgggtcaccatggtgacctgctcagtgtatttcgtgccctgggtcacgagcacagtgtatttcgtgacccagagaatgaaaatatacactaaaaagcagtgaatagtaggtgacccggtgacccaacgggtgaacttgctcttagaggCCAAAAATCTTCTTCGACATACTTTTAATTGAGCACAACCTCTAATACGATTACGTGATTGCTCGATCTTCTTAGTTACATATTGTCATTTACAAATGACATTCCAAAACACGTCTTACTATACAGATGTCCGTCTCAACATTCATTTTAGGTTATAATTCTCTCATTCTGGAGGCCCAACGCCTTATTCAACACACTATCGACCAAGCACAACTGTGATACCATACGGTGACAACCAAGTTCACATAGTAATGTACTATTCACTTATATGAACACACAGGTTTTGTTTTTCGACGCCAGGAAGGGCCATCGAAATAGATTGAGTATGAACAATGATATTTCCTAAAAGGTTTTTATCATCATTAAAGTCAAAACTTTCTCGCACCAGACAGAATGATactcaactttcaaaagtgattaA encodes the following:
- the LOC133742945 gene encoding oxysterol-binding protein-related protein 2A-like isoform X1, with the protein product MRVKEMHPLCCITLESAGIGDQSPEASLLSRTRSLPASLATASLGSAGNAGRQTGSEASVAGVLHKWTNYGKGWRSRWFLLRNGVLSYAKIRLPENLNLLNPNDDVRVIGEISTRTTHRLSRIDSGRIGRRKHQKTVGIVHLKISSFRESKSDDRKFYIFTATKTLHLRTNSKRDRAAWLQALASTRSLFPLRSLNDNLSLVQTDLSISTERLKSRLLEEGTSENTVKDCEQIMLSEFSQLQGQLKVLCEERSNLFDTLRQLEAANFEAEASGIHDGEYQLTKHEFSSLRQGKYSECSTTESSDDIEKQELEEVSDEDELSFFDTKEYFTEPNISCGSVQVVNNTNKINKPRSQFSNVEEMHTEKEINDVRYPHIERRKELPVPVEKEKGVSLWSMIKDNVGKDLTRVCLPVYFNEPISSLQKCCEDMEYSYLLDRAYEYGKMGNSLQRILNVAAFAVSGYASSEGRHCKPFNPLLGETYEADYPDKGIHFFSEKVSHHPTLIACHCEGRGWKFWADSNLRSKFWGRSIQLDPVGVLSVEFDDGEIFQWSKVTTNIYNLILGKLYCDHHGTMHIRGNREYSCKLKFKEQSILDRNPHQVHGFVEDVVGKKVATLFGKWDDSMYYVNGDVGGKPNPSDASLLWKGSKPPNITRYNLTSFAITLNELTPGLQEKLPPTDSRLRPDQRHLENGEYEKANAEKQRLERRQRMSRKLQENGWKPKWFEREGEDGPFRYVGGYWESRKQGKWDECPNIFGEFDEGLDTLEGS
- the LOC133742945 gene encoding oxysterol-binding protein-related protein 2A-like isoform X2, which codes for MLSEFSQLQGQLKVLCEERSNLFDTLRQLEAANFEAEASGIHDGEYQLTKHEFSSLRQGKYSECSTTESSDDIEKQELEEVSDEDELSFFDTKEYFTEPNISCGSVQVVNNTNKINKPRSQFSNVEEMHTEKEINDVRYPHIERRKELPVPVEKEKGVSLWSMIKDNVGKDLTRVCLPVYFNEPISSLQKCCEDMEYSYLLDRAYEYGKMGNSLQRILNVAAFAVSGYASSEGRHCKPFNPLLGETYEADYPDKGIHFFSEKVSHHPTLIACHCEGRGWKFWADSNLRSKFWGRSIQLDPVGVLSVEFDDGEIFQWSKVTTNIYNLILGKLYCDHHGTMHIRGNREYSCKLKFKEQSILDRNPHQVHGFVEDVVGKKVATLFGKWDDSMYYVNGDVGGKPNPSDASLLWKGSKPPNITRYNLTSFAITLNELTPGLQEKLPPTDSRLRPDQRHLENGEYEKANAEKQRLERRQRMSRKLQENGWKPKWFEREGEDGPFRYVGGYWESRKQGKWDECPNIFGEFDEGLDTLEGS
- the LOC133742945 gene encoding oxysterol-binding protein-related protein 2A-like isoform X3, which gives rise to MHTEKEINDVRYPHIERRKELPVPVEKEKGVSLWSMIKDNVGKDLTRVCLPVYFNEPISSLQKCCEDMEYSYLLDRAYEYGKMGNSLQRILNVAAFAVSGYASSEGRHCKPFNPLLGETYEADYPDKGIHFFSEKVSHHPTLIACHCEGRGWKFWADSNLRSKFWGRSIQLDPVGVLSVEFDDGEIFQWSKVTTNIYNLILGKLYCDHHGTMHIRGNREYSCKLKFKEQSILDRNPHQVHGFVEDVVGKKVATLFGKWDDSMYYVNGDVGGKPNPSDASLLWKGSKPPNITRYNLTSFAITLNELTPGLQEKLPPTDSRLRPDQRHLENGEYEKANAEKQRLERRQRMSRKLQENGWKPKWFEREGEDGPFRYVGGYWESRKQGKWDECPNIFGEFDEGLDTLEGS